A single window of Rudaeicoccus suwonensis DNA harbors:
- a CDS encoding tubulin-like doman-containing protein, with product MRKFLIVGCGGSGGSTVRLLMDQLQADLRQQFGMTTLPAAWQFVHIDVPVDPDKGPGQLGDIRSMGGHYQSFSSPSNTYTNTALTVESQLGGQGGHAPLLGWAPRNHVRASSIPVTDGAGQYRAVGRMLTLSRVGQLQTLLEAAHSRAMAPDAWGSVPPDQRSSDVLVPIVVASMAGGSGSSMFLDVCRMLGAIPGIDPANIGCFLYTADVFGGLEESARSNVEGNAMAAFPELFAAISRLAADEDRRTFGAFGIHVDKNPHPPFARVLPIGRRVGATGALFGDGSQNSVYRGIARAISGVMLSEQAASQYVAFFLGNPAPVPSSEELARSFGWEIDALALPFGSMGFASLSLGRDRYRHYAAQRLARAAVDHLQRGHEDPTSSLPSLEQLRLLLDNQSRVSLQRIGLPAPGEDIPGWFRSVAFPQGQRQAAARQALTAIEAGVAGTQSAKAREWLDVVRQGIGGRRNDVAAALASSAYQWAEGWASEIEQATCDEFVSATAQFGLPYARALMAHITDVCDAVITQLADAGVNADATDPVAVASDVEAQVSGLGKALVSGSHAIGQLLLTTLQRSSEVRITLEAARLAARVLRSFAQDVLKALAESANDGLRMLTDRTSTSMHQAGLAQLESDIYIDWPDESAVVPMRFDHAQNEVLLTTSADFATHYTEHVGALAEPRDFSRGLQAVRSQVLRGEWETTGTVETHEVLQRIAHWRPEVLDRSAGDGVPTPASKPRYLLLVDTPEIMTRADARVAAKGSPFASFANQSIVEHLSADGLSAIERELRQATFVEKFNEALLLARPVIGVDEQMVQRLHGDSVRYGYSFSELPFRMENPVAKQVLARLEGDPNIVGNSAEYFKSSAVGDETVRKIAIFGTYGKYSPLCYRSLLEPIRDRWSRSGADTQRALWLWKRTRPLSAAIAMSPEDAVRTVAGWYLGRALGLVKGTDGTFAVRTPQAWLSFHDQLASAESRYQGGMDAPASLLMSHAWAIVDCTGDPSLSALAPYVALRNLADASSASSLATVERMTGTRLLHAAFDGEPLTLLGEPLIGGAPSKVMDAPTPEARRDAFLATLSDLRTRILGSGFVEEVDGDYQFRVTSVERLRGGSAEYLGPPLWVEAAPIMLRSLDLLERMAQAPRESTEDGPFAAALAGDDDGF from the coding sequence ATGCGTAAGTTCCTCATCGTCGGGTGTGGCGGTTCCGGCGGATCGACGGTGCGGCTGCTGATGGATCAACTACAGGCCGACCTGCGTCAGCAGTTCGGTATGACGACGCTGCCCGCCGCGTGGCAGTTCGTCCACATCGACGTTCCGGTGGACCCCGACAAGGGGCCGGGCCAACTCGGCGACATCCGCTCGATGGGCGGGCACTATCAGTCGTTCAGTTCGCCGAGCAACACCTACACCAACACGGCTCTGACGGTGGAGAGCCAACTGGGGGGTCAGGGTGGTCACGCTCCGCTACTGGGCTGGGCACCAAGAAATCACGTACGGGCCAGCAGCATTCCCGTGACCGATGGGGCCGGTCAGTATCGCGCGGTCGGTCGCATGCTCACCCTGTCGAGGGTCGGACAATTGCAGACGCTGCTCGAAGCGGCGCACAGTCGGGCGATGGCACCCGATGCCTGGGGCTCCGTGCCGCCGGATCAACGATCGTCCGACGTGCTTGTGCCGATCGTTGTCGCATCAATGGCAGGAGGCTCCGGTTCGTCGATGTTCCTTGACGTGTGCCGCATGCTAGGCGCGATTCCTGGTATTGATCCTGCCAATATCGGTTGCTTCCTCTACACCGCTGACGTGTTCGGTGGGCTGGAGGAGTCCGCGCGCAGCAATGTCGAAGGCAACGCCATGGCGGCTTTTCCCGAGCTGTTCGCCGCGATCTCACGGCTGGCCGCGGACGAGGACCGTCGGACGTTCGGGGCCTTCGGCATACACGTGGACAAGAATCCTCATCCGCCTTTCGCGCGTGTGCTGCCGATCGGGCGGCGGGTCGGAGCCACCGGGGCGCTCTTCGGCGACGGCAGCCAGAACTCGGTCTATCGCGGCATCGCCCGCGCGATCTCCGGCGTCATGCTTTCGGAACAGGCGGCATCGCAATATGTCGCCTTCTTCCTCGGAAATCCGGCGCCGGTGCCGAGTTCCGAGGAACTCGCGCGATCTTTCGGGTGGGAGATCGACGCGTTGGCGTTGCCGTTCGGCTCGATGGGCTTCGCCAGTCTGAGCCTGGGGCGCGATCGCTATCGCCACTATGCCGCGCAACGTCTCGCGCGGGCTGCGGTCGACCATCTGCAGCGAGGCCACGAGGATCCGACGAGTTCGCTGCCGTCACTGGAACAGCTGCGTCTGCTCCTCGACAATCAGTCGCGCGTCAGTCTGCAGCGCATCGGTCTGCCTGCACCGGGTGAGGACATCCCGGGGTGGTTCCGTTCGGTCGCGTTCCCACAGGGACAGCGGCAGGCGGCCGCCCGGCAGGCATTGACCGCCATCGAGGCAGGGGTGGCCGGCACCCAGTCGGCAAAGGCCAGGGAATGGCTCGATGTCGTGCGACAGGGGATCGGCGGTCGTCGCAACGACGTCGCTGCGGCACTGGCCTCATCGGCATACCAGTGGGCAGAAGGTTGGGCATCAGAGATCGAGCAGGCGACCTGCGATGAATTCGTTTCTGCCACAGCACAATTCGGTCTGCCCTACGCGCGTGCTCTGATGGCGCATATCACCGACGTGTGCGACGCGGTCATCACTCAACTGGCCGATGCCGGTGTCAACGCTGATGCCACCGACCCGGTCGCGGTCGCTTCCGACGTCGAGGCACAGGTCAGCGGTCTCGGCAAGGCTTTGGTCAGTGGCAGCCATGCGATCGGTCAACTGCTGTTGACGACCCTGCAACGCAGTTCGGAGGTCAGGATCACCCTTGAGGCCGCCCGGCTTGCGGCGCGGGTGCTGCGATCCTTCGCCCAGGACGTTCTCAAAGCTCTGGCGGAGTCGGCCAACGACGGACTGCGCATGCTCACCGACCGCACGTCGACCAGCATGCACCAAGCGGGACTGGCCCAACTGGAATCCGATATCTACATCGACTGGCCGGACGAGTCAGCCGTGGTTCCGATGCGCTTCGACCACGCCCAGAACGAAGTCCTGCTCACCACATCCGCCGATTTCGCCACGCACTACACCGAGCACGTCGGTGCGCTCGCGGAGCCACGCGACTTCTCCCGCGGTCTGCAGGCCGTGCGGTCCCAGGTGCTGCGGGGAGAATGGGAAACCACCGGCACCGTCGAGACGCACGAGGTGCTCCAGCGCATTGCGCACTGGCGCCCAGAAGTGCTCGACCGATCTGCCGGCGACGGGGTGCCGACGCCGGCGTCGAAGCCGCGTTATCTGCTGCTGGTCGACACCCCGGAGATCATGACGCGGGCAGATGCCCGAGTCGCTGCCAAAGGCAGTCCCTTCGCCAGTTTCGCCAACCAGTCCATCGTGGAGCACCTGAGTGCCGACGGTCTCTCGGCGATCGAACGGGAGTTGCGACAGGCGACCTTCGTCGAGAAGTTCAACGAGGCTCTCCTGCTCGCGCGTCCGGTGATCGGCGTCGACGAGCAGATGGTGCAGCGGCTGCACGGCGACAGCGTGCGCTACGGATATTCCTTCAGCGAGTTGCCGTTCCGGATGGAGAATCCGGTGGCGAAGCAGGTCCTCGCCCGGCTCGAAGGTGACCCGAACATCGTCGGTAACTCCGCGGAGTACTTCAAGTCCTCGGCGGTGGGTGACGAGACCGTACGCAAGATCGCGATCTTCGGCACGTACGGGAAGTACAGCCCGCTGTGTTATCGATCGCTGCTCGAGCCGATACGTGACCGCTGGTCGCGAAGTGGCGCGGACACGCAGCGCGCCCTCTGGCTCTGGAAGCGCACCAGGCCACTGTCGGCCGCCATCGCGATGTCGCCCGAGGATGCCGTGCGCACCGTCGCAGGGTGGTATCTGGGACGAGCCCTCGGTCTCGTCAAGGGGACCGACGGCACGTTCGCGGTCCGGACGCCCCAGGCGTGGCTCTCTTTCCACGACCAACTCGCATCCGCCGAGAGCCGTTACCAGGGTGGCATGGACGCGCCCGCGAGTCTGTTGATGTCTCATGCCTGGGCCATCGTCGACTGCACCGGAGATCCCAGCCTGTCCGCGCTCGCGCCATACGTCGCGCTGCGCAACCTGGCCGACGCGTCCTCTGCCAGCAGTCTGGCGACCGTGGAGCGGATGACCGGCACCAGACTGCTGCACGCCGCCTTCGACGGCGAGCCGCTCACCCTGTTGGGCGAACCGCTGATCGGAGGCGCGCCGTCCAAGGTCATGGATGCGCCGACGCCCGAAGCTCGCCGCGACGCATTCCTCGCCACCCTCAGTGATCTGCGGACGCGCATCCTCGGTTCCGGGTTCGTGGAAGAGGTCGACGGCGACTATCAGTTCCGCGTCACGTCGGTCGAGAGGCTGCGCGGTGGATCCGCCGAATACCTCGGACCACCGCTGTGGGTGGAGGCAGCTCCGATCATGCTGCGCTCGCTGGATCTGCTGGAGCGGATGGCGCAGGCGCCCCGCGAGTCGACAGAGGACGGCCCGTTCGCTGCGGCGTTGGCGGGTGATGACGATGGCTTCTGA